Within the Halorhabdus rudnickae genome, the region GGAGCGGTGTGTACACCGGCGTTGATCCCATCGGTTAAGCACGTTCGGCCGTTCTTTCCATCCATGCGAATACGCGGCGAGCGGGAGTGCAAGGACTGTGGCGCCCGGTGGTCGTACTACGAGACGGGGTCTGTCACGTGTCCAGATTGCGGGAGCCTCCGGAGCGTCGGCGTCGCGGACCGTCAGCTACACACGGCAAGTCCGGCGGAGCTAGATCTCACGGACGCCAGAGCCGACCTGGATCGGGAACCGCTCGGGACTGTCGCTGGCCGTGCGGGTGAAACAGCGGCGACGTTCGTCCGTGAACACGGGTTCGTCCACGCCGGCGAATTACAACCGCTCGATGCGACGTTCGTCGCGGCGACCGAACTCCGTCACGCGGGGGCAGAAATCGCCCGCATGCTCCGGATCGACGACGCGGAGGAGGCCTACCTGCTGGCCTTACTCGACGGTGCTGAGTCCGGGAAGCGACCGTCACCCGATGACGTCCCGGACTCGATGGTTTCGGTACGCGGCCTCGCTGCGGCCTCGGCGGTCGCGGATTACCGTCGTGACGTCCGTCGATATCTCGCGGACGATCCTGACGCGGCTGCCCGGAAGATCCTTGGACGCATTGAGGACCATCGCACCCGCATCGAAGCCCTCGACGGAGCGGTCGCTCCAGAAACTGCCGATGCGCTCGTCGAGGCGACCCGGGATGTCGGGACGTATCTGATCGAAGCCGACGCGACGCTGGCGCCCGCTCGTAAACGACTCGAAGAACTAGATCCGTCTGCTTCGGAGCGATAGAGCAAGATGTCTCGGCGATTCAGGGGAGAGAGACGTCCACGTCGTGTTTGCCTGCGGCGGCTTTGACGGTGTTGTACAGCAACATCGCGCGGGTCATCGGACCGACGCCGCCCGGCACCGGCGTGATTGCGCTCGCTTTCTCCCTGGCGCTCTCGAAGTCGACGTCGCCGACGAGTTCGTAGCCTTTCTCGGTGTCGGCCTCGACGCGGTTGATCCCCACGTCGATCACGACCACACCCTCGCTCAACATCTCGCCGTCGATCATCTCCGGGACGCCCGCGGCCGCGACGACGATGT harbors:
- a CDS encoding DUF7117 family protein, which produces MRIRGERECKDCGARWSYYETGSVTCPDCGSLRSVGVADRQLHTASPAELDLTDARADLDREPLGTVAGRAGETAATFVREHGFVHAGELQPLDATFVAATELRHAGAEIARMLRIDDAEEAYLLALLDGAESGKRPSPDDVPDSMVSVRGLAAASAVADYRRDVRRYLADDPDAAARKILGRIEDHRTRIEALDGAVAPETADALVEATRDVGTYLIEADATLAPARKRLEELDPSASER